From Micropterus dolomieu isolate WLL.071019.BEF.003 ecotype Adirondacks linkage group LG06, ASM2129224v1, whole genome shotgun sequence:
AATGTTTGACCAGCATTTAAAAGGCTGAAATATAAAGGATGTTTCATTGTATACAGTTATAATCTATGCATGTCTGTACATAATAGTTTGAATGCTGTTTCAGTGCCATCCTCACTGCCAGGATTTAGGTCTATTAGAAATATTTTGAATCccattattatattttcatttaaatatatgtatatttgttttgtttgtcacatCTTCATTTGCAAAGAAATTGTTAACCAGTGGTTATGTTActaattgttgatttttttcaaaTCACTTACACTATAACCTGCAATTGTCCTACGATGACTTTGCTGTAATACATAATACGTTTATAAACGTATTCATGGCGTTTATAAAGTGTCCTTATTAGAATGATTTTATGAAGTGTCCTTATTAGAAGTGACAGAACAGTTTCATCCTTGGGCGTGTGGGGTGGTCCTTATTAGAAGGCGTTTATAAAGTGTCCTTATTAGAAGGATACATAATACCCATTATGTATCCTTCTAATAAGGACACTCCTTCTTCTGTGGGCAGTAATGATGTATTGTTGGTACCAAATGATGACTATATAGTAATCTTATATttggctgggattggctccagccccccgcgaccctgtacgcaggataagcggttgatgatggatggatggatggaagataTAGGCCACGATAAGAAATGTATGATGAATACTATTTTTTACAGAGACTTTCCAATAATGACTCAATTCTTATCATAAGCCTACCACAGTGTGTCcctgtgaaataaatgtaaagaaaaatacCATCTTTGTTGTAGCAGTGAGGACAGTGTCCCTGCTCCCTGACCCCACAGTCATGAATGACATTGCACCCGACCACCCAGCACATCACAATGCGTGTAGCAGCCAATCACATTTCAGAAAGCGGGCCCTGTTGCTTGACGAACAGCTGTCCCATCCAATCAGAGTTTTACAACAGGCATCAAGGCCCCCCTTCCCTCCGCGCGTAGCCAATTAGGACGCAGCAGTAATTACTAATTCATTACATCGCAAAGGGGAGTGACGCAGTTATTGTAGATCTATAGATACTCCATGCTTTCTTATATGACctgaaataacatttttgtttcaaGCCGTGGGCGTAAAATTCATCATAATCAGAACAAAGAAGAGGGATTCCTGCTGTCATCTGGAGGCTGTATGTCGAATCTCTACGCCCCTTGAATTTGGATGCCATTCCAGTTGGAGGTTGCGGTACACCCCGAGGACTAGATGCGATAACCAGAACGAGATATGCCGCAGCCGAAATCACGAAAAATCGCCATCCTCGGGTACAGATCCGTAGGTGAGTTCCGACCAGATGAGCGTGATACCTCAAGGGCCGCTCGGATGCAACGCTGACGGCTATATTTCAGCGCTCTTTCGGGTGCATTTAAATCTATTACAAGAGCGGTTTACGCCTCCTATAATAGACTTAAATTGTAGGGAGTAGGATCTTGTCACGCAACATCTCATGAGCGGGTGAATGAGCGCCACCAGGTGAGATGTGGCCTTTCAGCAACGCGAGGCCTCCAAATATGCGCTCCAAGATGAATATTTTAACGCTAACTGGTCTTACTGATGCATTTCCCATCAGTGGCCCCAACCCTGGTGGCCTTAGCTAGTGCCATGTGTGTGAAGGCCTGAAGGACCACCGGATTGGATTTTATTTGATCAAATCTGAAACCAAAGAAGCGCAATTTGTTTTGCGGTGAAAGGATGTTCAGGATGGCAAGATGGCACACACAGATAGCACGACTGGAGGCCCAGCCAGCATACCAGCACTAACCACTGTTTATTCCGATAGAGATTTGTATATTGTGTTTATAGGACTACGTATTTATATTATAGCAAACATCTCCCACAATTTTAGTTTTGCTGGTATTCTAGTGAATGTAGCATTTCTATAaacattctttttttcacaatGTGGATTTGGTTATCAGTAACTAATCCCTTTAAATATTTGTCATCTCTATGCTGAGATACTGCTGAGCTACAGCACATGATTGATGAACACTAGTTAGGAAGGACTGCAAACTGATACACTTGTGAAGCTTCTGCCAATTTATTTCCAAATTTCGAATGATTTTTAAACATCTCAAGGGTCCCTGTTTACAATATCCCCTTGTGTTTTGCAGGAAAGTCTTCCTTGACAATTCAGTTTGTGGAAGGCCAGTTTGTTGACTCCTATGACCCAACAATAGAAAACAGTAAGTGGGGATTTTGCAGTTCTTTACATGTCGATGCACAGGAGCAGCAAACTGTTAGTTCAGTTAGTAGAAGACAGCCTAAACAATAGCCACACAAAATATCACAGTCTTTGCTGTATTTAATAGCGCTGCTGTTCCCTTTTCcctcatgttttattttataaaggtGTATTTTTTATGATGTTAGCAGAGGTCTTCAGGAAAGGTGGTCCACCTCTGCTATGAAACGCTGGAAACACTGGCAAACGTATTGACacttaaagtgttttttgtttcctgtgtgtgatTCATCAGTTGTTCACGCATATAAGCCGTGTTTGGTTTATCAGGCTGTTGGTTAAAGGTCTTGATTAGTCAAGTTAGGTTTAGTCAGTTTCATTTGTAGagcccaaaatcacaaatttgcctcagaGGTTTTTACAATTTTTACAAGTTACTTGGCATTTCCAAAGCTTTCAGCTATATCCTGTGGCCTTCCTCCGCAGATGAAGTTGCTCAGTTGCCTTGGAGATGGTTTACTTGTTCAGAATTAGCTTTGTCATCAGTGTAGACATATGAACTGTGCATCTGTCAAGATTTGTGTGGTTGGAAAGGGTGTAGTGGAACAGGtaggtggacccaaatgcaagatACAGAGTGGAGCAGTTACAGTTCCAAAGGTTTATTCAAACAATCTaaaggtgagcacacttacTACAGAGTGGCTGAGTTCATAATCCAAAATAGGTGATCCAACAAATCCAaaatccacagaaaacactacAACATACTGCAACACACAAGACAGAGCATGACAagctacaatgaccggacaaagactgAGGGGAAACAAGCAAGCATATATACACAGGTTTAACAAGCTGGGCGGGGatacacaggtgagagacatgagactaaggagacacaggcaggcagagagagccggggaaaacagagagactagcaggcaggcagattactgagggggggaagacataacacaagtgactcaacactaaacatatcagagtaatataaataaactaatacaagcagacagatcacaaataaactaacaccaacaaggaacacagacagaagctaaggTAAAACcgaactcagagcagacatgggcaaaacaacacagaagtacacagagcagaagtaaacacttaagacatgaactaaaggtacaggactaagaactaagacaccaaactaggaactaagatacgagacaagacagatactaagtaacttaaagatgcggatgaataataataataaaggctacacagagactaaagcagaatgatcaaaatcagattaattaatgaaactggcagagaacataaatagacacctagcaaacagacagaactctagcatgatggtacagaaactaatacatgagaCTGGAACAGGACTGAAATCAGgcaaataccaaaacaccactaaaatcccagctgacagataataacccaataaacaataacatcaggtAGGGGACGCACACTAAAGGAAGCAAACTAAAAACTAAGTCTAAACTAACAGCACCTCAAAAGGGATTCTAACTAATAAGACCGGGTGGCTAAGGGagacaagataacagaacaacacagaccacaaagactggatacaagaccacagacTATTTAACAGATACCgaactgataaatgaataaaccccaaccccaaaacacagcactcaggacaggatcgtgacagcaTCCTGATAACTCATAATATTATTTCactggaagaagaagaacaataaCACTGAATTGTTATCCAGCGGGGTGTAATGTTCCCTCCAAACCAATGTGTCCAAACACTACACCAGCTGACTTCACCAGTTTCCACACTTTCAACCAGAAAGAGAAAACTTCCTTCTTGAGGAACTTGTGAGGGATCAGCTGGTGTGGCGTGAGCTTGCACATCACTGGCTCAGAGAAGGAACCTTGATTGAAGGTACTTTAACAGTACATTGTGCCGATGGAGAGGACATACAGTAATTCATCAACctagtaaacacacacattcccagACACTCAAGAGGATTTGAGTCTAAACATACCCTTAggctgtttctctttttcccgACATGTTCGCTCACATATCACCCTGTGTTTCTCTAGTGTGTGGTCTGTGTCTATAAATAATCTCTGGGTGGTTAACATAAAGCAAAGTGTCAGCGTTGTAGGCAAGATGCTGCAGGCGGTACAATCCCTCCGTCCTGCTGTAGATAATATGACCCCTCTCCAGGCAGATATTGACATTTCTGTGCCAAATGAACTCAGTGGTACCAAAATGGATCCATAACTGGGTATGTCTCGAGATCTGCACACACTAATGAAGATACAGTCGACACAGTAGAGATGTACTATAGGGTTATTTTGAAAGGAATTGCTCTCAATCCATTGAAATGTTTAATGTGTCATTTCTATTGGTTAATttctcatttgtgttttttcttttcaactgCAGCATTTACTAAAATGATCACAATAAATGGACAAGAGTACCATCTTCAGCTGGTAGACACAGCAGGACAGGTATGACTCATTAGCCTCTCAATGGGTTAttgatttttatgtaaatatgtgttGTTATGAGAATGTTATTTCATAGTTTGGTGTTAATTTTGCTTAATCAAATTTAACTAGAATGACTTTAACTTCCTTCCATTCCAAGTCTGTTACTTTGTATACTAATTTCTTCACAATTTCTGGCTCCACAGGATGAGTACTCTATCTTCCCACAGACCTACTCCATAGATATCAACGGTTACATTCTGGTCTATTCAGTCACATCTAATAAAAGGTATACTTCCcctttaaaaatgcaaacaaatatCTATTTAGTTACATATAATGACTTGAACTGTGTACAGTTCACGAAAGCTGAACATGAAACATTCCCCTTGTTTCTTACAGCTTTGAAGTTGTACAAGTAATCCATGAAAAACTATTGGACATGGTGGGAAAAGTTCAGTAAGTACTGCTTCTCATTATTATTTTGCTGTCCAAGGGATTCCAAGATGTATGTAATACATCATGCATAAATAACAATGTGTTGTTTACTTTTCCCACTAATGCAGAGTACCAATTATGCTCGTCGGAAACAAGAACGACCTACATATGGAGCGGTATGTCCTAACACACACTTAAATTTTACGTTAGGTCCTCTATAGACAGTAGGTAGTAGGTATACATACGGGGCATAGCACTAGTCAGTTTTAGTCACCTCTCAGTAGACTCTTGGTGGCAGCAATGCGAAACTAAACATGCGCGACATAAAACACACTAACAGGAATACAGAGCAGATGGAAATATGTGGTTCACAGATTACCAAAAAGAAGGGGGAGGCCATTTGGACCTAGCAAGCGTAGttatacttctgtgtgtgtttgtgtagcccTGCAAATATACCTTAACAATGGAAGAATTTATAAGAGCAGAGAATTCTGAAGCCTTACTGTgaattttgaatgtgttttatcCCAACCGactgtccctgtgtgtgtgtgtgtgtatttgttttttttcctttagagTAATCAGTTGTGAAGAAGGAAAAGCATTAGCCGAATCCTGGAACGCTGCCTTCATGGAGTCCTCAGCTAAAGAGAACCAGGTGAGAGCCGGGGCTTTGGATTAA
This genomic window contains:
- the rheb gene encoding GTP-binding protein Rheb gives rise to the protein MPQPKSRKIAILGYRSVGKSSLTIQFVEGQFVDSYDPTIENTFTKMITINGQEYHLQLVDTAGQDEYSIFPQTYSIDINGYILVYSVTSNKSFEVVQVIHEKLLDMVGKVQVPIMLVGNKNDLHMERVISCEEGKALAESWNAAFMESSAKENQTAVEVFRRMILEAEKMDGGVQPGKSSCSMM